Proteins encoded within one genomic window of Siniperca chuatsi isolate FFG_IHB_CAS linkage group LG4, ASM2008510v1, whole genome shotgun sequence:
- the eea1 gene encoding early endosome antigen 1 isoform X3 translates to MLRRILQMTPGKGGSQNAESEQPSTDLNHDQTSEGFICPQCMKSHNSAEELFKHYELFHDTGDLPAHVAPTREDLTMLRQEVQDLHASLKEERWFSGELKKELDKVQGHLKQTDGQTGSEDSALERKLNEAETEKFNIKQMKDLFEQKAAQLATEIVDLKSRYDEEKSLRQAADQRLAKLTEQLQKEKQENDRLQTELLQRPGVEDVEVLQKELVQVQTLMDSMTRKREDESERLKNHYEQLQANYTTSEMTISQLKAELEKGPQEAAVYTQQIHQLQSNLNNLQQQSQSLSEKLARKEKEYQELEERLGAEKATKKGVQDSLRERELEVQELQAQATGAEASLQKAQMELVERAEEVAKLKSEVMELEFKHAELKVERKQLEQQREEKESHGAQQQTEISQLHSKLLEAERQLGEVQGRLKEQRQLSGEKLKDREQQAADLQLKLSRAEEQLKESASKNTDLQHQLEKAKQQHQELQVLQQNTNGKLREAQNDLEQVLRQIGDKDQKIQNLEALLQKSKDIVSQLETEREDLCAKIQAGEGETAVLNQLKEKNHALQEQVTQLTEKLKNQSESNKQAQDNLHEQVQEQKTLLRSAQDRAHTLETSVTELTTQLADSKEKVSQLDAQLKGKTEMLLSAEAAKAAQKANLENNLETAQHALQDKQQELNKVQKKVEEQAQRLKERQEQCTQLEASLKECKDKLMASEQRIEQLEGLNKKLESQVGELQTTRDQVQQDVQKLQKEGSEVKRKAKELQHSLETEKAGATTLQEELKKTAAALSDIQHEMERSEQEKAALKLNLDKVIQEGKTKHAEVDRKAQSLAIDLQKAQQDKEVQRKELASVQGSLAKASKALKESQTQLDTERKNNKSAMEEKEKSNEKARQELLKNNEAITKAMEEYKEQLEQMREAEKKLKVQLTTVEQQHSKTQETLKEKENQLEKLRAQLKTAQGSFEEEMQKLKGQVAGLQEVNVKKEEEESKLRAQVSGLSQKLASEKSRTTELQKASEQSQQSLTKLQSDFYGKESEVSALRQDLKVSEEKLNVAQEELAANRTHQTRLEAQIQELQTGRGSLEQELAKRDQKLQQQEQTLRELQKQQGQVKEEVEKERSKVEELNKAKSVLEKNNTRLTSELKALMEKSEKELGELREAKQLLIQQKLELQSQVEAAQSTLEQEQKEHQATRDSRSQREEQLLAQTKDVQDQLLAEKRAREEQVKRREEAEAKMGVQVTALNENVATLKREWQGSQRRVGELEKQTDELRGEIAVLEATIQNNQDERRALLERCVKGEGEIEKLQAKVVELRRKLDDTTAAMQELGRENQSLQIKQSQSLTRKWAEDHEVQNCMACGKGFSVTVRKHHCRHCGNIFCAECSGRNALTPSSKKPVRVCETCFEELQG, encoded by the exons ATGCTTAGACGGATACTTCAAATG ACTCCTGGGAAGGGAGGCTCCCAGAACGCAGAGTCAGAGCAGCCCAGCACAGATCTTAACCACGATCAGACGTCTGAG gGCTTCATCTGTCCTCAGTGCATGAAGTCTCACAACTCTGCAGAGGAGCTTTTCAAGCACTATGAGCTGTTCCACGATACCGGAGACCTGCCCGCTCATGTGGCCCCCACTCG GGAAGACCTTACAATGCTGCGGCAAGAGGTTCAGGACCTGCATGCTTCTCTCAAG GAGGAAAGATGGTTCTCTGGAGAGCTCAAGAAGGAGTTAGACAAAGTCCAAGGACACCTGAAGCAA ACTGACGGACAGACGGGCTCAGAGGATTCAG CCCTCGAAAGGAAGTTGAATGAAGCGGAGACAGAAAAGTTCAACATTAAGCAGATGAAAGACCTGTTTGAGCAGAAGGCTGCCCAGCTGGCCACAGAGATAGTAG ACTTAAAGTCCCGCTATGATGAGGAGAAGAGCCTAAGGCAGGCTGCTGACCAGAGGCTGGCCAAATTGACCGAACAGCTACAGAAAGAGAAGCAGGAGAACGATAGACTTCAAACAGAACTG CTGCAGCGACCGGGAGTGGAGGATGTGGAGGTACTGCAGAAGGAGCTGGTGCAGGTCCAGACACTGATGGACAGTATGACCCGCAAGAGGGAGGACGAGTCTGAACGTCTCAAAAACCACTACGAGCAGCTGCAGGCTAATTACACTACCTCAGAG ATGACCATATCCCAACTGAAAGCAGAGCTGGAGAAAGGTCCGCAGGAAGCAGCCGTCTACACACAACAGATCCACCAGCTGCAGAGCAATCTGAATAATTTGCAGCAGCAAagccag AGCCTGTCTGAAAAGCTTGCGCGTAAGGAGAAAGAGTATCAGGAACTAGAGGAGCGTCTGGGAGCTGAGAAGGCTACCAAGAAGGGAGTTCAAGACAGCCTGAGGGAGAGGGAGCTGGAGGTTCAAGAGCTCCAGGCTCAGGCCACAGGGGCTGAGGCCTCCCTGCAGAAGGCCCAGATGGAGCTTGTAGAGAGAGCTGAGGAGGTGGCAAAGTTGAAGAGTGAGGTCATGGAGCTGGAGTTTAAGCACGCAGAGCTGAAGGTTGAGAGGAAACAGTTGGAACAgcaaagggaagaaaaagagagccatggtgctcagcagcagactgagATCAGTCAG CTGCACTCCAAACTGCTGGAGGCGGAGAGGCAGCTGGGCGAGGTGCAAGGTCGTCTTAAAGAACAGAGGCAGCTGTCTGGGGAGAAACTAAAAGACCGCGAGCAGCAAGCAGCCGACCTGCAGCTCAAACTGTCCCGTGCGGAAGAACAG TTGAAGGAGAGTGCCAGTAAGAATACAGACCTGCAGCACCAGCTGGAGAAAGCCAAGCAGCAGCACCAGGAGCTGCAGGTGCTGCAGCAAAACACCAATGGCAAACTCCGCGAGGCACAG AATGACCTGGAGCAGGTGCTGCGTCAGATCGGAGATAAGGACCAGAAGATCCAGAATCTGGAGGCTCTGCTGCAGAAGAGTAAGGACATTGTGAGCCAGCTGGAAACCGAGAGAGAGGACTTATGTGCCAAGATCCAGGCCGGGGAGGGAGAGACGGCTGTGCTCAACCAGCTAAAAGAGAAAAACCATGCACTACAAGAACAA GTCACACAGTTGACAGAAAAGCTGAAGAACCAGTCGGAGAGCAACAAGCAAGCCCAGGATAACCTTCATGAGCAGGTCCAGGAGCAGAAGACCCTGCTGCGTTCAGCCCAAGACCGAGCCCACACCTTGGAGACCTCAGTCACTGAACTCACCACCCAGCTCGCAGACAGCAAGGAGAAGGTATCCCAGCTGGACGCTCAG ctgaagggaaagacagagatgtTGTTATCTGCAGAGGCAGCCAAGGCTGCACAGAAGGCTAACCTGGAGAACAACCTGGAGACTGCTCAGCATGCATTGCAGGACAAGCAGCAG GAGCTTAATAAGGTTCAGAAGAAGGTGGAGGAGCAGGCCCAAAGGCTAAAGGAGAGACAGGAGCAGTGCACACAGCTGGAAGCCAGTCTGAAGGAATGCAAAGACAAACTAATGGCATCAGAACAGCGTATAGAGCAGCTGGAGGGGCTTAATAAG AAATTGGAGTCACAGGTTGGGGAGTTGCAGACCACACGGGACCAGGTGCAGCAAGACGTGCAGAAGCTGCAGAAGGAGGGGTCAGAGGTTAAACGGAAAGCCAAGGAGCTGCAGCACTCACTGGAAACAGAGAAAGCAGG GGCTACAACACTACAAGAGGaattaaagaaaacagcagctgctTTGAGTGACATTCAGCACGAGATGGAGCGCAGTGAGCAGGAGAAAGCCGCTCTGAAGTTGAATCTGGACAAGGTGATCCAGGAGGGAAAGACTAAGCATGCAGAGGTGGACAGGAAAGCTCAGAGCCTGGCAATAGACTTACAAAAGGCCCAGCAGGATAAAGAGGTTCAAAGGAAGGAGCTTGCCTCTGTGCAGGGGAGCCTAGCAAAGGCTAGTAAGGCACTGAAAGAGAGTCAGACTCAACtggacacagagaggaagaacaatAAGTCAGCCATGGAGGAGAAG GAAAAGTCCAATGAAAAGGCCAGACAGGAGCTTCTTAAGAATAATGAGGCCATCACCAAGGCAATGGAAGAATATAAAGAGCAGTTGGAGCAGATGAGAGAG GCAGAGAAAAAGTTGAAAGTGCAGCTCACCACAGTGGAGCAGCAACACTCAAAGACTCAGGAGACgctgaaggaaaaagagaatCAGTTGGAGAAGCTGCGGGCACAACTTAAGACGGCCCAGGGGTCCTTTGAGGAGGAGATGCAGAAACTGAAGGGCCAAGTGGCAGGGTTACAAGAAGTTAATGTCAAGAAG gaagaagaggagagtaAGCTGAGGGCCCAGGTGTCAGGGCTCAGTCAGAAGCTGGCCTCTGAGAAGAGTCGGACGACAGAGCTGCAGAAGGCCTCGGAGCAAAGCCAGCAAAGCCTCACTAAGCTTCAGTCTGACTTCTATGGCAAGGAGTCTGAGGTCTCTGCCCTGCGTCAAGACCTGAAG GTGTCAGAGGAGAAGCTGAACGTGGCTCAGGAAGAGCTGGCTGCTAACCGAACCCATCAGACACGTTTAGAGGCTCAGATTCAGGAACTGCAGACTGGCCGGGGCTCGTTGGAGCAGGAGCTGGCAAAACGGGACCAGAAGCTCCAACAGCAAGAACAAACCCTGAGGGAACTACAGAAGCAACAG GGTCAAGTAaaggaggaagtggagaaggagaggagcaAAGTGGAGGAGCTGAACAAAGCCAAGAGTGTCCTGGAAAagaataacaccagactgaCTTCAGAATTAAAAGCGCTAATGGAGAAGAGCGAGAAG GAGCTGGGTGAGTTGCGGGAAGCCAAACAGCTGTTGATCCAGCAGAaactggagctgcagagtcaggtggAGGCAGCACAGAGCACCCTGGAGCAGGAGCAGAAAGAGCACCAGGCCACCAGGGACAGCAGGAGCCAGAGAGAGGAACAGCTCCTTGCCCAAACCAAGGATGTCCAGGATCAGTTG TTGGCAGAGAAGCGAGCGAGAGAAGAGCAGGTGAAGCGTAGGGAGGAAGCAGAAGCAAAGATGGGTGTGCAGGTGACAGCTCTGAATGAAAATGTGGCCACGCTGAAGAGAGAGTGGCAGGGCAGCCAACGGAGAGTCGGTGAACTGGAGAAGCAGACCGATGAGCTGAGAGGAGAGATCGCTGTGCTGGAGGCCACCATCCAGAACAACCAGGACGAGAGACGGGCTCTTTTAGAAAG gtgtgtaAAGGGTGAAGGCGAAATAGAGAAACTACAGGCCAAGGtggtggagctgaggaggaaGCTGGATGACACGACAGCAGCCATGCAGGAGCTTGGCAGAGAGAACCAGTCGCTCCAG ATCAAGCAGTCACAGTCTCTGACCAGGAAGTGGGCCGAAGATCACGAAGTGCAGAACTGCATGGCCTGTGGGAAAGGCTTTTCGGTCACTGTCAGGAAG CATCATTGCAGACATTGCGGAAACATTTTCTGTGCCGAGTGTTCAGGGAGGAACGCCCTCACGCCGTCCTCTAAAAAGCCAGTACGGGTCTGTGAGACATGCTTTGAGGAGCTCCAAGGCTGA
- the eea1 gene encoding early endosome antigen 1 isoform X1, translating to MLRRILQMTPGKGGSQNAESEQPSTDLNHDQTSEGFICPQCMKSHNSAEELFKHYELFHDTGDLPAHVAPTREDLTMLRQEVQDLHASLKEERWFSGELKKELDKVQGHLKQTDGQTGSEDSALERKLNEAETEKFNIKQMKDLFEQKAAQLATEIVDLKSRYDEEKSLRQAADQRLAKLTEQLQKEKQENDRLQTELLQRPGVEDVEVLQKELVQVQTLMDSMTRKREDESERLKNHYEQLQANYTTSEIRKLEMTISQLKAELEKGPQEAAVYTQQIHQLQSNLNNLQQQSQSLSEKLARKEKEYQELEERLGAEKATKKGVQDSLRERELEVQELQAQATGAEASLQKAQMELVERAEEVAKLKSEVMELEFKHAELKVERKQLEQQREEKESHGAQQQTEISQLHSKLLEAERQLGEVQGRLKEQRQLSGEKLKDREQQAADLQLKLSRAEEQLKESASKNTDLQHQLEKAKQQHQELQVLQQNTNGKLREAQNDLEQVLRQIGDKDQKIQNLEALLQKSKDIVSQLETEREDLCAKIQAGEGETAVLNQLKEKNHALQEQVTQLTEKLKNQSESNKQAQDNLHEQVQEQKTLLRSAQDRAHTLETSVTELTTQLADSKEKVSQLDAQLKGKTEMLLSAEAAKAAQKANLENNLETAQHALQDKQQELNKVQKKVEEQAQRLKERQEQCTQLEASLKECKDKLMASEQRIEQLEGLNKKLESQVGELQTTRDQVQQDVQKLQKEGSEVKRKAKELQHSLETEKAGATTLQEELKKTAAALSDIQHEMERSEQEKAALKLNLDKVIQEGKTKHAEVDRKAQSLAIDLQKAQQDKEVQRKELASVQGSLAKASKALKESQTQLDTERKNNKSAMEEKEKSNEKARQELLKNNEAITKAMEEYKEQLEQMREAEKKLKVQLTTVEQQHSKTQETLKEKENQLEKLRAQLKTAQGSFEEEMQKLKGQVAGLQEVNVKKEEEESKLRAQVSGLSQKLASEKSRTTELQKASEQSQQSLTKLQSDFYGKESEVSALRQDLKVSEEKLNVAQEELAANRTHQTRLEAQIQELQTGRGSLEQELAKRDQKLQQQEQTLRELQKQQGQVKEEVEKERSKVEELNKAKSVLEKNNTRLTSELKALMEKSEKELGELREAKQLLIQQKLELQSQVEAAQSTLEQEQKEHQATRDSRSQREEQLLAQTKDVQDQLLAEKRAREEQVKRREEAEAKMGVQVTALNENVATLKREWQGSQRRVGELEKQTDELRGEIAVLEATIQNNQDERRALLERCVKGEGEIEKLQAKVVELRRKLDDTTAAMQELGRENQSLQIKQSQSLTRKWAEDHEVQNCMACGKGFSVTVRKHHCRHCGNIFCAECSGRNALTPSSKKPVRVCETCFEELQG from the exons ATGCTTAGACGGATACTTCAAATG ACTCCTGGGAAGGGAGGCTCCCAGAACGCAGAGTCAGAGCAGCCCAGCACAGATCTTAACCACGATCAGACGTCTGAG gGCTTCATCTGTCCTCAGTGCATGAAGTCTCACAACTCTGCAGAGGAGCTTTTCAAGCACTATGAGCTGTTCCACGATACCGGAGACCTGCCCGCTCATGTGGCCCCCACTCG GGAAGACCTTACAATGCTGCGGCAAGAGGTTCAGGACCTGCATGCTTCTCTCAAG GAGGAAAGATGGTTCTCTGGAGAGCTCAAGAAGGAGTTAGACAAAGTCCAAGGACACCTGAAGCAA ACTGACGGACAGACGGGCTCAGAGGATTCAG CCCTCGAAAGGAAGTTGAATGAAGCGGAGACAGAAAAGTTCAACATTAAGCAGATGAAAGACCTGTTTGAGCAGAAGGCTGCCCAGCTGGCCACAGAGATAGTAG ACTTAAAGTCCCGCTATGATGAGGAGAAGAGCCTAAGGCAGGCTGCTGACCAGAGGCTGGCCAAATTGACCGAACAGCTACAGAAAGAGAAGCAGGAGAACGATAGACTTCAAACAGAACTG CTGCAGCGACCGGGAGTGGAGGATGTGGAGGTACTGCAGAAGGAGCTGGTGCAGGTCCAGACACTGATGGACAGTATGACCCGCAAGAGGGAGGACGAGTCTGAACGTCTCAAAAACCACTACGAGCAGCTGCAGGCTAATTACACTACCTCAGAG ATTCGTAAACTGGAG ATGACCATATCCCAACTGAAAGCAGAGCTGGAGAAAGGTCCGCAGGAAGCAGCCGTCTACACACAACAGATCCACCAGCTGCAGAGCAATCTGAATAATTTGCAGCAGCAAagccag AGCCTGTCTGAAAAGCTTGCGCGTAAGGAGAAAGAGTATCAGGAACTAGAGGAGCGTCTGGGAGCTGAGAAGGCTACCAAGAAGGGAGTTCAAGACAGCCTGAGGGAGAGGGAGCTGGAGGTTCAAGAGCTCCAGGCTCAGGCCACAGGGGCTGAGGCCTCCCTGCAGAAGGCCCAGATGGAGCTTGTAGAGAGAGCTGAGGAGGTGGCAAAGTTGAAGAGTGAGGTCATGGAGCTGGAGTTTAAGCACGCAGAGCTGAAGGTTGAGAGGAAACAGTTGGAACAgcaaagggaagaaaaagagagccatggtgctcagcagcagactgagATCAGTCAG CTGCACTCCAAACTGCTGGAGGCGGAGAGGCAGCTGGGCGAGGTGCAAGGTCGTCTTAAAGAACAGAGGCAGCTGTCTGGGGAGAAACTAAAAGACCGCGAGCAGCAAGCAGCCGACCTGCAGCTCAAACTGTCCCGTGCGGAAGAACAG TTGAAGGAGAGTGCCAGTAAGAATACAGACCTGCAGCACCAGCTGGAGAAAGCCAAGCAGCAGCACCAGGAGCTGCAGGTGCTGCAGCAAAACACCAATGGCAAACTCCGCGAGGCACAG AATGACCTGGAGCAGGTGCTGCGTCAGATCGGAGATAAGGACCAGAAGATCCAGAATCTGGAGGCTCTGCTGCAGAAGAGTAAGGACATTGTGAGCCAGCTGGAAACCGAGAGAGAGGACTTATGTGCCAAGATCCAGGCCGGGGAGGGAGAGACGGCTGTGCTCAACCAGCTAAAAGAGAAAAACCATGCACTACAAGAACAA GTCACACAGTTGACAGAAAAGCTGAAGAACCAGTCGGAGAGCAACAAGCAAGCCCAGGATAACCTTCATGAGCAGGTCCAGGAGCAGAAGACCCTGCTGCGTTCAGCCCAAGACCGAGCCCACACCTTGGAGACCTCAGTCACTGAACTCACCACCCAGCTCGCAGACAGCAAGGAGAAGGTATCCCAGCTGGACGCTCAG ctgaagggaaagacagagatgtTGTTATCTGCAGAGGCAGCCAAGGCTGCACAGAAGGCTAACCTGGAGAACAACCTGGAGACTGCTCAGCATGCATTGCAGGACAAGCAGCAG GAGCTTAATAAGGTTCAGAAGAAGGTGGAGGAGCAGGCCCAAAGGCTAAAGGAGAGACAGGAGCAGTGCACACAGCTGGAAGCCAGTCTGAAGGAATGCAAAGACAAACTAATGGCATCAGAACAGCGTATAGAGCAGCTGGAGGGGCTTAATAAG AAATTGGAGTCACAGGTTGGGGAGTTGCAGACCACACGGGACCAGGTGCAGCAAGACGTGCAGAAGCTGCAGAAGGAGGGGTCAGAGGTTAAACGGAAAGCCAAGGAGCTGCAGCACTCACTGGAAACAGAGAAAGCAGG GGCTACAACACTACAAGAGGaattaaagaaaacagcagctgctTTGAGTGACATTCAGCACGAGATGGAGCGCAGTGAGCAGGAGAAAGCCGCTCTGAAGTTGAATCTGGACAAGGTGATCCAGGAGGGAAAGACTAAGCATGCAGAGGTGGACAGGAAAGCTCAGAGCCTGGCAATAGACTTACAAAAGGCCCAGCAGGATAAAGAGGTTCAAAGGAAGGAGCTTGCCTCTGTGCAGGGGAGCCTAGCAAAGGCTAGTAAGGCACTGAAAGAGAGTCAGACTCAACtggacacagagaggaagaacaatAAGTCAGCCATGGAGGAGAAG GAAAAGTCCAATGAAAAGGCCAGACAGGAGCTTCTTAAGAATAATGAGGCCATCACCAAGGCAATGGAAGAATATAAAGAGCAGTTGGAGCAGATGAGAGAG GCAGAGAAAAAGTTGAAAGTGCAGCTCACCACAGTGGAGCAGCAACACTCAAAGACTCAGGAGACgctgaaggaaaaagagaatCAGTTGGAGAAGCTGCGGGCACAACTTAAGACGGCCCAGGGGTCCTTTGAGGAGGAGATGCAGAAACTGAAGGGCCAAGTGGCAGGGTTACAAGAAGTTAATGTCAAGAAG gaagaagaggagagtaAGCTGAGGGCCCAGGTGTCAGGGCTCAGTCAGAAGCTGGCCTCTGAGAAGAGTCGGACGACAGAGCTGCAGAAGGCCTCGGAGCAAAGCCAGCAAAGCCTCACTAAGCTTCAGTCTGACTTCTATGGCAAGGAGTCTGAGGTCTCTGCCCTGCGTCAAGACCTGAAG GTGTCAGAGGAGAAGCTGAACGTGGCTCAGGAAGAGCTGGCTGCTAACCGAACCCATCAGACACGTTTAGAGGCTCAGATTCAGGAACTGCAGACTGGCCGGGGCTCGTTGGAGCAGGAGCTGGCAAAACGGGACCAGAAGCTCCAACAGCAAGAACAAACCCTGAGGGAACTACAGAAGCAACAG GGTCAAGTAaaggaggaagtggagaaggagaggagcaAAGTGGAGGAGCTGAACAAAGCCAAGAGTGTCCTGGAAAagaataacaccagactgaCTTCAGAATTAAAAGCGCTAATGGAGAAGAGCGAGAAG GAGCTGGGTGAGTTGCGGGAAGCCAAACAGCTGTTGATCCAGCAGAaactggagctgcagagtcaggtggAGGCAGCACAGAGCACCCTGGAGCAGGAGCAGAAAGAGCACCAGGCCACCAGGGACAGCAGGAGCCAGAGAGAGGAACAGCTCCTTGCCCAAACCAAGGATGTCCAGGATCAGTTG TTGGCAGAGAAGCGAGCGAGAGAAGAGCAGGTGAAGCGTAGGGAGGAAGCAGAAGCAAAGATGGGTGTGCAGGTGACAGCTCTGAATGAAAATGTGGCCACGCTGAAGAGAGAGTGGCAGGGCAGCCAACGGAGAGTCGGTGAACTGGAGAAGCAGACCGATGAGCTGAGAGGAGAGATCGCTGTGCTGGAGGCCACCATCCAGAACAACCAGGACGAGAGACGGGCTCTTTTAGAAAG gtgtgtaAAGGGTGAAGGCGAAATAGAGAAACTACAGGCCAAGGtggtggagctgaggaggaaGCTGGATGACACGACAGCAGCCATGCAGGAGCTTGGCAGAGAGAACCAGTCGCTCCAG ATCAAGCAGTCACAGTCTCTGACCAGGAAGTGGGCCGAAGATCACGAAGTGCAGAACTGCATGGCCTGTGGGAAAGGCTTTTCGGTCACTGTCAGGAAG CATCATTGCAGACATTGCGGAAACATTTTCTGTGCCGAGTGTTCAGGGAGGAACGCCCTCACGCCGTCCTCTAAAAAGCCAGTACGGGTCTGTGAGACATGCTTTGAGGAGCTCCAAGGCTGA